A section of the Verrucomicrobium sp. GAS474 genome encodes:
- a CDS encoding S41 family peptidase — MARATGWLSLFLACAFPAFAALKPLPFAPETAQKIGPVLDRLYYNPAALKNRPEGVLPPGVFVGSPLPAALPIRTEVLPGNVGFWRLRNFNLEKGKNWTALDTEIGTWYWTKKLPGLVLDLRNNNAAAKADFDVAARIASYFVPPQATGAVHPLFSLQSLRGPEQVFSAIAPDSFPITPLFPGTLVVLVNPQTGGAAATLATLLRREAGAILIGRTPSDSSALLESVALDTTPPSIVRVATAVATLPDGISLLGQPATPDISLYIDDKAEQEILAQIALGPAAKGLVEAPLRHHMNEASLVHEENPEIADYLTSPARATADEPLPLQDTALLRALDILKGLTLFPVAAQ, encoded by the coding sequence ATGGCACGGGCAACGGGATGGCTCTCGCTGTTCCTGGCCTGCGCTTTCCCTGCTTTTGCCGCCCTCAAACCGCTCCCCTTCGCCCCCGAGACGGCGCAAAAGATCGGCCCCGTCCTCGACCGCCTCTATTACAATCCCGCCGCCCTGAAGAATCGGCCCGAAGGCGTCCTGCCCCCCGGCGTCTTCGTCGGCTCCCCCCTCCCCGCCGCCTTGCCGATCCGGACCGAAGTCCTCCCGGGCAACGTCGGATTCTGGCGGCTGCGGAACTTCAACCTGGAGAAAGGGAAAAACTGGACCGCCCTCGATACCGAGATCGGCACCTGGTACTGGACGAAGAAACTCCCCGGCCTCGTCCTCGACCTGCGGAACAACAACGCCGCCGCGAAAGCCGACTTCGACGTCGCCGCCCGGATCGCCTCCTACTTCGTCCCTCCCCAGGCGACGGGTGCCGTCCATCCCCTCTTCTCCCTCCAATCGCTCCGCGGCCCCGAGCAGGTCTTCTCCGCCATCGCCCCGGACAGCTTCCCCATCACTCCGCTCTTCCCCGGCACCCTCGTCGTCCTCGTCAATCCCCAGACCGGCGGGGCCGCCGCCACCCTCGCCACCCTCCTCCGCCGCGAGGCCGGGGCGATCCTCATCGGGCGAACCCCCTCCGATTCGAGCGCCCTGCTCGAAAGCGTCGCCCTCGACACCACCCCCCCTTCGATCGTCCGCGTCGCCACCGCCGTCGCCACCCTTCCCGACGGCATCTCCCTCCTCGGCCAACCGGCCACCCCCGACATCTCCCTCTACATCGACGACAAGGCCGAGCAGGAGATCCTCGCCCAGATCGCCCTCGGCCCGGCAGCGAAAGGCCTCGTCGAAGCCCCTCTCCGGCATCATATGAACGAGGCCTCCCTCGTCCACGAGGAGAATCCCGAGATCGCCGACTACCTCACCTCCCCCGCCCGCGCGACCGCCGACGAACCCCTTCCCCTCCAGGACACCGCCCTCCTCCGCGCCCTCGACATCCTTAAGGGCCTAACGCTTTTTCCCGTTGCGGCCCAATAG
- the purD gene encoding phosphoribosylamine--glycine ligase has product MKVLLIGGGGREHALAWHLRKDPRVTGLFIAPGNAGTSALGTNLPIAATDIDALVAWAEKEQPTFTFVGPEAPLCLGLADRLHEKGFRVFGPNRKAAQLEASKVLTKRLFQNYHIPTAAGADFSDPLAAYAYSQKLGQKEGTGTQGGYPQVIKADGLAAGKGVIIAQTPGEAALAIWQIMEKRVFGDAGKRIVIEECLTGPEVSFLAITDGTALQLLPLAQDHKRVGEGDTGPNTGGMGAYAPARFLTEATKNEIVETVLKPILAALRAEGIDYQGVLYAGLMLTPTGPQMLEINVRLGDPETQAVLPLLETPLLDIAAAVAKRELGDLPLKFNALSAVTVVLGAPGYPEDPQLGGVITGPGFTTPVTAKETAVFHAGTKVGKKGEIVTSGGRVAAVTAWGKDFETARKNAYAGIDGISFPGMIYRRDIGAKAHIGS; this is encoded by the coding sequence ATGAAAGTTCTCCTCATCGGCGGCGGCGGCCGCGAACATGCCCTCGCCTGGCACCTCCGCAAGGATCCCCGCGTCACCGGGCTCTTCATCGCCCCCGGCAACGCCGGGACGTCCGCCCTCGGCACCAACCTCCCGATCGCCGCCACCGACATCGACGCCCTCGTCGCCTGGGCGGAGAAGGAGCAGCCGACCTTCACCTTCGTCGGTCCCGAGGCCCCGCTCTGCCTCGGCCTCGCCGACCGCCTCCACGAAAAAGGCTTCCGCGTCTTCGGCCCGAACCGGAAGGCCGCCCAGCTCGAGGCGAGCAAGGTCCTCACGAAGCGCCTCTTCCAGAATTACCACATCCCCACCGCCGCCGGCGCCGACTTCAGCGATCCCCTCGCCGCCTACGCCTACAGCCAGAAGCTGGGCCAGAAGGAAGGGACCGGGACCCAGGGCGGCTATCCCCAGGTGATCAAGGCCGACGGCCTCGCGGCGGGCAAGGGCGTCATCATCGCGCAGACCCCCGGCGAGGCCGCCCTCGCGATCTGGCAGATCATGGAGAAGCGGGTCTTCGGCGACGCGGGCAAGCGGATCGTGATCGAGGAATGCCTCACCGGCCCCGAGGTCTCCTTCCTCGCCATCACCGACGGCACCGCCCTCCAGCTCCTCCCCCTCGCCCAGGACCACAAGCGGGTCGGCGAGGGCGACACCGGCCCGAACACCGGCGGCATGGGGGCCTACGCCCCCGCCCGCTTCCTCACCGAGGCGACGAAGAACGAGATCGTCGAGACGGTCCTGAAGCCGATCCTCGCCGCCCTCCGCGCCGAGGGGATCGACTACCAGGGCGTCCTCTACGCCGGATTGATGCTGACGCCGACCGGGCCGCAGATGCTCGAGATCAACGTCCGCCTCGGCGATCCCGAGACCCAGGCCGTCCTCCCCCTGCTGGAGACCCCCCTCCTCGACATCGCCGCCGCCGTCGCGAAGCGGGAACTCGGCGACCTGCCGCTGAAGTTCAACGCCCTCTCCGCCGTCACCGTCGTCCTCGGCGCGCCCGGCTATCCCGAAGACCCGCAGCTCGGCGGCGTCATCACCGGCCCCGGCTTCACCACCCCCGTCACCGCGAAGGAGACCGCCGTCTTCCACGCGGGGACCAAGGTCGGGAAGAAGGGCGAGATCGTCACCTCCGGGGGGCGCGTCGCCGCCGTCACGGCGTGGGGCAAGGACTTCGAGACCGCCCGGAAGAACGCCTACGCCGGGATCGACGGGATCTCCTTCCCCGGCATGATCTACCGCCGGGACATCGGGGCGAAGGCCCACATCGGGAGCTAG
- a CDS encoding site-2 protease family protein, whose product MTEPLETPQPLPPSAPKEKAKGLFGWIVALGIMALKYGFLVLKSLKTSLSMLLMIWVYSWLYGWRFAAGFVGLLFVHEMGHVVAAKWLGLPVSAPLFIPFVGASITMKEHPRDAWTEALMAYGGPLAGALGSWIGWAVALWLDLPWLMAVASASFILNLFNLIPVPPLDGGRICAAVSPWFWFVGLLLLGGAVFYFHSWGAIFIVLLVLFYAVPRVKKTFLERGTPEMVAYYATHPGKRVAMALLYLGLIALLLFGYWDSDMRLGQ is encoded by the coding sequence ATGACCGAGCCGCTCGAAACTCCCCAGCCCCTCCCGCCTTCCGCGCCGAAGGAAAAAGCGAAGGGGCTCTTCGGCTGGATCGTCGCCCTCGGCATCATGGCCTTGAAGTACGGCTTCCTCGTCTTGAAGTCGCTCAAGACGAGCCTCTCGATGCTCCTCATGATCTGGGTCTACTCGTGGCTCTACGGATGGCGCTTCGCGGCGGGCTTCGTCGGCCTCCTCTTCGTCCACGAGATGGGCCATGTCGTCGCCGCGAAGTGGCTCGGGCTGCCCGTCAGCGCCCCCCTCTTCATTCCCTTCGTCGGCGCCTCGATCACGATGAAGGAACATCCCCGGGACGCCTGGACCGAGGCGCTGATGGCCTACGGCGGGCCGCTGGCGGGCGCGCTCGGCTCGTGGATCGGCTGGGCCGTCGCCCTCTGGCTCGACCTTCCCTGGCTGATGGCCGTCGCCTCGGCGAGCTTCATCCTCAACCTCTTCAACCTTATCCCCGTCCCGCCGCTCGACGGCGGGCGGATCTGCGCCGCCGTCTCCCCGTGGTTCTGGTTCGTCGGCCTGCTCCTCCTCGGCGGGGCGGTCTTCTACTTCCACTCCTGGGGGGCGATCTTCATCGTCCTTCTCGTTCTCTTCTACGCCGTCCCCCGGGTGAAGAAGACGTTCCTCGAACGGGGAACCCCGGAAATGGTGGCGTACTACGCGACCCATCCGGGGAAGCGGGTGGCCATGGCTTTGCTTTATCTGGGGCTGATTGCGCTGCTCCTCTTCGGGTATTGGGATTCCGACATGCGGCTGGGGCAATGA
- a CDS encoding MBL fold metallo-hydrolase, whose protein sequence is MRLRIPFAAALSCLAALVLPFLTGCSDSKGQFTPLPTQPLTLRYYGHGFAYVITTTGVRIALDPYGEETVRYPFPDRLPADIVLASCEREDHNASSRLFGAPQAFRSVTGIGLNNARGLMFRGTRTYLDKEQGARGGTNTVFGFTIDGIRIVHLGYIGHIPTASQREEIGTADVLFLPIGNKDLTPADLARIVGDLNARIIIPICFKTQYSSALDLRSLEEFLAGWKGPVKHVGAGEITLNATGLPKEPTIYVLDYPPKAQ, encoded by the coding sequence ATGCGTCTTCGGATCCCCTTTGCGGCGGCCCTCTCCTGCCTCGCCGCCCTCGTTCTCCCGTTCCTCACCGGCTGCTCCGACTCGAAGGGCCAATTCACCCCACTTCCGACGCAGCCCCTCACCCTCCGTTACTACGGCCACGGCTTCGCCTACGTCATCACGACGACGGGGGTCCGCATCGCCCTCGATCCCTACGGCGAGGAGACGGTCCGCTATCCCTTCCCCGACCGTCTCCCCGCCGACATCGTCCTGGCGAGCTGCGAGCGCGAGGACCACAACGCCAGCTCCCGCCTCTTCGGTGCGCCCCAGGCCTTCCGCAGCGTCACCGGCATCGGCCTGAACAACGCGCGCGGCCTCATGTTCCGCGGCACCCGCACCTACCTCGACAAGGAGCAGGGCGCGCGGGGCGGGACGAACACCGTCTTCGGCTTCACCATCGACGGCATCCGCATCGTCCACCTCGGCTACATCGGCCACATCCCCACGGCCTCCCAGCGGGAGGAGATCGGAACCGCCGACGTCCTCTTCCTCCCCATCGGCAACAAGGACCTGACCCCGGCCGACCTCGCCCGCATCGTCGGCGACCTCAACGCCCGCATCATCATCCCGATCTGCTTCAAGACCCAATATTCGAGCGCCCTCGACCTCCGTTCCCTCGAGGAATTCCTCGCGGGATGGAAGGGGCCCGTGAAGCACGTCGGCGCCGGGGAGATCACCCTGAACGCCACCGGCCTCCCGAAGGAGCCGACGATCTACGTCCTCGATTATCCGCCGAAGGCCCAATAA
- the lspA gene encoding signal peptidase II, giving the protein MTPEPARTSPRPLFYVAALLLLALDQATKAWALANFVVRDREVIPDWLNLTLAWNTGIAFSLFRGNNGWLLAIVGLFIAVGLFYARKIDWRPRETNLLFALLLAGAFGNLVDRVRHGAVVDFIDVHAGVHHWPTFNVADSCITVGAGILVFQALFPPVRPPAKKS; this is encoded by the coding sequence ATGACTCCGGAGCCCGCCCGCACCTCCCCCCGTCCGCTCTTCTACGTCGCGGCGCTCCTCCTCCTCGCCCTCGATCAGGCGACGAAGGCGTGGGCGTTGGCGAACTTCGTCGTGCGGGACCGCGAGGTGATCCCCGATTGGCTCAACCTCACGCTGGCTTGGAATACCGGGATCGCCTTCAGCCTCTTCCGGGGGAACAACGGGTGGCTCCTCGCCATCGTCGGCCTCTTCATCGCCGTCGGCCTCTTCTACGCCCGGAAGATCGACTGGCGGCCCCGGGAGACGAACCTCCTCTTCGCCCTCCTGCTGGCCGGGGCCTTCGGGAACCTGGTCGACCGGGTCCGGCACGGGGCCGTCGTCGACTTCATCGACGTCCATGCGGGGGTCCACCACTGGCCGACCTTCAACGTCGCCGACAGCTGCATCACCGTCGGCGCAGGGATCCTCGTCTTCCAGGCCCTCTTCCCGCCCGTCCGTCCTCCGGCAAAGAAAAGTTGA
- a CDS encoding GuaB3 family IMP dehydrogenase-related protein yields the protein MGMWIGRNRKARVTYGFDEIALVPGEVTINPNEVDTSFEIPRPHGAAPIKLKIPIIASAMDGVTDVRFCIEMGKLGGLGVINLEGIQTRYENPREVLDEIVKADKANVTELIQKLYLAPIKEELISRRIKELKDAGVLAAVSSIPQKADRYGAIAQEAGADVFVVQSTVSTVRHVSTEYKSLDLAGFCKNMKAPVIIGNAVTYNVVLELMQHGVSGVLIGVGPGAACTSRGVLGLGVPQVTATVDSAAARDAYHKKTGRYVPIITDGGMSKGGDVCKALAAGSDAVMVGSAFARAEEAPGRGNHWGMATPHANLPRGTRVQVGVTGSVKQILFGPATVDDGSQNLVGAIATCMGNVGAATIREFQETEIIIAPSIKSEGKLFQMVQSVGMGTK from the coding sequence ATGGGAATGTGGATTGGCCGCAATAGAAAAGCCCGCGTCACCTACGGTTTCGACGAAATCGCCTTGGTCCCCGGAGAAGTCACGATCAACCCGAACGAGGTCGACACCTCCTTCGAGATCCCCCGCCCCCACGGCGCGGCCCCGATCAAGCTGAAGATCCCGATCATCGCCAGCGCGATGGACGGCGTCACCGACGTCCGCTTCTGCATCGAGATGGGCAAGCTCGGCGGCCTCGGCGTCATCAACCTCGAAGGCATCCAGACCCGCTACGAGAACCCCCGCGAGGTCCTCGACGAAATCGTCAAGGCCGACAAGGCGAACGTCACCGAGCTCATCCAGAAGCTCTACCTCGCCCCCATCAAGGAGGAGCTCATCTCCCGCCGCATCAAGGAACTGAAGGACGCGGGCGTCCTCGCCGCCGTCTCCTCGATCCCCCAGAAGGCCGACCGCTACGGCGCGATCGCCCAGGAGGCCGGGGCCGACGTCTTCGTCGTCCAGTCGACGGTCAGCACCGTCCGCCACGTCTCGACGGAGTACAAGTCCCTCGACCTCGCCGGGTTCTGCAAGAACATGAAGGCCCCCGTCATCATCGGCAATGCGGTGACCTACAACGTCGTCCTCGAGCTCATGCAGCACGGCGTCTCCGGCGTCCTCATCGGCGTCGGCCCGGGCGCGGCCTGCACCTCGCGCGGCGTCCTCGGCCTCGGGGTTCCCCAGGTCACGGCGACCGTCGATTCCGCGGCGGCCCGCGACGCCTACCACAAGAAGACCGGCCGCTACGTCCCGATCATCACCGACGGCGGCATGTCGAAGGGCGGCGACGTCTGCAAGGCCCTCGCGGCCGGCTCCGACGCCGTCATGGTCGGCTCCGCCTTCGCCCGCGCCGAGGAAGCCCCCGGCCGCGGCAACCATTGGGGCATGGCGACGCCCCACGCGAACCTCCCCCGCGGCACCCGCGTCCAGGTCGGCGTCACCGGCTCGGTGAAGCAGATCCTCTTCGGCCCCGCGACGGTCGACGACGGCTCCCAGAACCTGGTCGGCGCGATCGCCACCTGCATGGGCAACGTCGGCGCCGCCACGATCCGCGAATTCCAGGAAACCGAGATCATCATCGCCCCCTCGATCAAGTCCGAGGGCAAGCTCTTCCAGATGGTTCAGTCGGTCGGCATGGGCACCAAGTAA
- the htpX gene encoding protease HtpX, protein MKRIFLFILTNIAILAVMMIVIHLFSLDRFITANGLNYTTLFGFSLVVGFTGSFISLAISKWIAKMSYNIEVITSPENETEEWLVDTVRRQAAKVGVAMPEVGIYESPEVNAFATGPSRSNSLVAVSSGLLRVMTREEAEGVLAHEMTHVSNGDMVTMTLLQGILNTFVVFFSYIIAFAVDRALSNGRDEDRGPGIGFMIGQFVTQICLGVLASLVVLAYSRSREFKADAGAARLEGKGPMIAALKRLKQITESDFIYDDRAPALSNFKISGKPSTTHIWASHPPLEDRIEALEKLA, encoded by the coding sequence ATGAAACGCATCTTCCTCTTTATCCTCACGAACATCGCGATCCTCGCGGTCATGATGATCGTGATCCACCTCTTCAGCCTGGATCGCTTCATCACCGCCAACGGGCTGAACTACACCACGCTCTTCGGCTTCTCCCTCGTCGTCGGCTTCACCGGCAGCTTCATCTCCCTCGCCATCTCGAAGTGGATCGCGAAGATGAGCTACAACATCGAGGTCATCACCTCCCCCGAAAACGAGACCGAGGAATGGCTCGTCGACACCGTCCGCCGCCAGGCCGCCAAGGTCGGCGTCGCCATGCCCGAGGTCGGCATCTACGAGAGCCCCGAGGTCAACGCCTTCGCCACCGGCCCCTCCCGCAGCAACTCCCTCGTCGCCGTCAGCTCCGGCCTCCTTCGCGTCATGACCCGCGAGGAAGCCGAGGGCGTCCTCGCCCACGAGATGACCCACGTCTCCAACGGCGACATGGTCACCATGACCCTCCTCCAGGGGATCCTGAACACCTTCGTCGTCTTCTTCTCCTACATCATCGCCTTCGCCGTCGACCGCGCCCTCAGCAACGGCCGCGACGAGGACCGCGGCCCCGGGATCGGCTTCATGATCGGCCAGTTCGTCACCCAGATCTGCCTCGGCGTCCTGGCCAGCCTCGTCGTCCTCGCCTACTCCCGCAGCCGCGAGTTCAAGGCCGACGCCGGCGCCGCCCGCCTCGAGGGCAAGGGACCGATGATCGCCGCCCTGAAGCGGCTGAAGCAGATCACCGAGAGCGACTTCATCTACGACGACCGCGCCCCCGCCCTCAGCAACTTCAAGATCAGCGGCAAGCCGAGCACCACCCACATCTGGGCGAGCCACCCCCCCCTCGAAGACCGCATCGAGGCACTCGAGAAGTTGGCCTAA
- the rsmI gene encoding 16S rRNA (cytidine(1402)-2'-O)-methyltransferase, giving the protein MSSDPAPPSVSAPTAAGRLFVVGTPIGNLEDITLRALRVLKEADLVAAEDTRHSIHLLNHFEIKKPLVSYHQFNEAKRVAEFREHFAHGKNIALISDAGMPGISDPGERLIRSCVEAGITVEVVPGPSAVLQALVGAGFPMVPFHFGGFLPPKSGGRRREMEEAAARPSTSVYFESPHRLVRALADALEVIPERELCVARELTKKFEEIRRGTPAELLAHYEAHAPRGEVCLVIRGADAKELREAAKEAAREARFSEKESKKDSQEAAGELLD; this is encoded by the coding sequence ATGTCGTCCGATCCCGCGCCCCCCTCCGTTTCTGCCCCGACCGCCGCGGGTCGGCTCTTCGTCGTCGGCACCCCGATCGGGAACCTGGAAGACATCACCCTCCGCGCCCTCCGCGTCCTGAAGGAGGCCGACCTCGTCGCCGCCGAGGACACCCGCCATTCGATCCACCTGCTGAACCATTTCGAGATCAAGAAGCCCCTCGTCAGCTACCACCAGTTCAACGAGGCGAAGCGGGTCGCCGAGTTCCGGGAACACTTCGCCCACGGGAAGAACATCGCCCTCATCAGCGATGCCGGGATGCCCGGCATCTCCGATCCGGGGGAGCGCCTCATCCGGTCGTGCGTCGAGGCCGGGATCACCGTCGAGGTCGTCCCGGGGCCGTCGGCGGTCCTCCAGGCCCTCGTCGGCGCGGGGTTCCCGATGGTGCCGTTCCATTTCGGGGGATTCCTCCCGCCGAAGTCGGGCGGGCGGCGGCGGGAGATGGAGGAGGCGGCGGCCCGTCCCTCGACCTCGGTCTATTTCGAGTCCCCCCACCGCCTCGTCCGCGCCCTGGCCGACGCGCTGGAGGTGATCCCGGAACGGGAGCTCTGCGTGGCGCGGGAACTGACGAAGAAGTTCGAGGAAATCCGGCGCGGCACCCCGGCCGAGCTCCTGGCCCATTACGAGGCCCACGCGCCGCGCGGCGAAGTCTGCCTCGTCATCCGGGGGGCCGACGCGAAGGAACTCCGCGAGGCGGCGAAGGAGGCGGCCCGCGAGGCCCGCTTCTCAGAGAAGGAGTCGAAAAAAGACTCGCAAGAGGCCGCCGGGGAGCTACTTGATTAA
- the nadA gene encoding quinolinate synthase NadA, which yields MALLASPPRTFSPLQERILRLKKEKNAVLLAHNYQVGEIQDVADFVGDSLGLSYKAQETDADWIVFCGVHFMAETAKIVNPSKRVIIPDLDAGCSLADSCPADKLAAYLAANKAADGRELYVVSYINCTAGVKALSDVICTSGNAVNIVNRIPADREILFAPDRNLGEWVHEKTGRPMRYWDGNCYLHVEFTHASLTKIRAAHPDAPIVAHPECTRPVRLLADEVCSTEKMVHYCRDSAAPAFIIATESGMLERLRRELPHKEFIPAPTDLCACADCRFMKQITLEKLAASLETGNPEIVLDPEVARKALPSLERMLEWSR from the coding sequence ATGGCCCTGCTTGCTTCTCCCCCCCGTACCTTCTCCCCGCTCCAGGAACGGATCTTGCGACTCAAGAAGGAGAAGAACGCCGTCCTCCTCGCCCACAACTACCAGGTGGGGGAGATCCAGGACGTCGCCGATTTCGTCGGCGATTCCCTCGGCCTCTCCTACAAGGCCCAGGAGACCGATGCCGACTGGATCGTCTTCTGCGGCGTCCACTTCATGGCCGAGACCGCGAAGATCGTGAACCCCTCGAAGCGGGTCATCATCCCCGACCTCGACGCCGGATGCTCCCTGGCCGACTCGTGCCCCGCCGACAAGCTCGCCGCCTACCTGGCTGCGAACAAGGCCGCCGACGGGCGCGAACTCTACGTCGTCTCCTACATCAACTGCACGGCGGGCGTGAAGGCCCTCAGCGACGTGATCTGCACCTCGGGCAACGCGGTGAACATCGTCAACCGGATCCCCGCCGACCGGGAAATCCTCTTCGCCCCCGACCGCAACCTCGGCGAGTGGGTCCACGAGAAGACGGGCCGCCCGATGCGCTACTGGGACGGGAACTGCTACCTCCACGTCGAGTTCACCCACGCCAGCCTCACGAAGATCCGCGCTGCCCATCCCGACGCCCCCATCGTCGCCCATCCCGAGTGCACCCGCCCCGTCCGCCTCCTGGCCGACGAGGTCTGCTCGACCGAGAAGATGGTCCACTACTGCCGCGACAGCGCCGCCCCCGCCTTCATCATCGCGACCGAATCGGGGATGCTGGAGCGCCTCCGCCGGGAACTTCCCCACAAGGAATTCATCCCCGCCCCGACCGACCTCTGCGCCTGCGCCGACTGCCGCTTCATGAAGCAGATCACGCTGGAAAAGCTCGCCGCCTCCCTGGAGACCGGCAACCCCGAGATCGTCCTCGACCCCGAGGTGGCCCGCAAGGCGCTCCCTTCGCTGGAGCGGATGCTGGAGTGGAGCCGGTAG
- a CDS encoding MotA/TolQ/ExbB proton channel family protein: MTFFAATTLFLSQAAAAAPGDGATSGLPLSLTSGETLGLFAVMQQGGPLMWPILACSVVTAAIFAERFLYYRRCRIAVPEFLSGIANLLRRGLHREALERCEEGYGPVSRVVRQAILARELPPTELREVVREVALLQQPRLETHLGVLAGIGQIAPLLGLLGTVTGMIDAFIEIGRAGGSTSVGELASGVWTALITAAAGLAVAIPSYAAYNFLVSRMNTILGDMERAGIETIHVLTSVNIRGGGVPPEPAPLAAIAPVAASFTPQAPSYSASAPAPASFPPADTVPVPLPPNSGGVTPIQT, from the coding sequence ATGACTTTCTTCGCCGCTACCACGCTCTTCCTCTCCCAGGCTGCCGCCGCCGCCCCCGGCGACGGTGCCACCTCGGGCCTCCCCCTCTCCCTCACCAGCGGGGAGACCCTCGGCCTCTTCGCCGTGATGCAGCAGGGCGGGCCGCTGATGTGGCCGATCCTCGCATGCAGCGTCGTCACAGCGGCGATCTTCGCCGAACGCTTCCTCTATTACCGCCGCTGCCGCATCGCCGTCCCGGAGTTCCTCTCCGGCATCGCGAACCTCCTCCGCCGGGGCCTCCACCGCGAGGCGCTGGAGCGGTGCGAGGAGGGCTACGGCCCCGTCTCCCGCGTCGTGCGGCAGGCGATCCTCGCCCGGGAACTCCCGCCGACCGAGCTGCGCGAGGTCGTCCGCGAGGTCGCCCTCCTCCAGCAGCCCCGCCTGGAGACCCACCTCGGCGTCCTCGCCGGGATCGGCCAGATCGCGCCCCTCCTCGGCCTCCTCGGGACCGTCACCGGGATGATCGACGCCTTCATCGAGATCGGCCGCGCGGGCGGCAGCACCTCGGTCGGGGAGCTCGCCTCCGGGGTCTGGACGGCCCTCATCACCGCCGCTGCGGGCCTCGCCGTCGCCATCCCCTCCTACGCCGCCTATAACTTCCTCGTCTCCCGGATGAACACCATCCTCGGCGACATGGAGCGGGCGGGCATCGAGACGATCCACGTCCTGACGAGCGTGAATATCCGGGGCGGCGGCGTCCCGCCCGAGCCGGCCCCGCTCGCCGCCATCGCCCCCGTGGCGGCCTCCTTCACGCCCCAGGCTCCTTCCTATTCGGCCTCGGCCCCGGCCCCCGCTTCCTTCCCTCCCGCCGATACCGTGCCGGTGCCCCTCCCTCCGAACTCGGGCGGCGTCACCCCGATCCAGACATGA
- a CDS encoding biopolymer transporter ExbD — MSLGPGANSNSNASPSAGLRLPRRYAYARGPVDAAPLLNVILLLFIFFALGSAFVLQPGIKVDLPRSPFVMGAPAQSSILTLLAGPDKRDPATGLMGPGEALLFFNDEALTLADLPARLDAVGGARGMESRTLLIRADHSVPNGLLVDVMNLAMARKWAVILAAQPPAGGAGASAGGSSSQAPKGGGAAPASNSNVGP, encoded by the coding sequence ATGAGCCTCGGCCCGGGCGCGAATTCCAATTCCAATGCGAGCCCCTCCGCGGGGCTCCGCCTGCCGCGCCGCTACGCCTACGCGCGGGGCCCGGTCGATGCCGCGCCGCTGCTCAACGTCATCCTCCTCCTCTTCATCTTCTTCGCCCTCGGCTCGGCCTTCGTCCTCCAGCCCGGCATCAAGGTCGACCTCCCCCGCAGCCCCTTCGTCATGGGCGCCCCGGCGCAGAGTTCGATCCTCACCCTCCTGGCCGGGCCCGACAAGCGGGACCCCGCGACCGGGCTGATGGGGCCGGGCGAGGCGCTCCTCTTCTTCAACGACGAGGCCCTCACCCTTGCCGACCTCCCCGCCCGGCTCGACGCCGTCGGCGGAGCCCGGGGGATGGAAAGCCGGACCCTCCTCATCCGTGCCGACCACTCCGTGCCGAACGGCCTCCTCGTCGACGTCATGAACCTCGCCATGGCCCGGAAATGGGCCGTGATCCTCGCCGCGCAGCCGCCCGCGGGGGGGGCGGGAGCCTCTGCCGGGGGCTCGTCCTCCCAGGCGCCCAAGGGGGGAGGTGCCGCCCCGGCTTCCAACTCCAATGTGGGACCCTAA